In Candidatus Falkowbacteria bacterium, a genomic segment contains:
- a CDS encoding glycosyltransferase: MLVDICLPAHNEENVLKKNCLRLYEFCKSQHFPFDWKITIIINASTDNSPVIAQELAKELPKVFCIIINEPGRGNALKNTWLHSTADVVCYMDCDLAVSLSSLPLLLFPIINNQADITIGSRYEKESTIHRSMIRGITSRVYNNLAKLFLRHQYLDLQCGFKAVRQSIFTTLSPYIQDKNWFFDTEMIIWADKFKYTIKEIPVNWKEARFENRASKVKLLKDSIYFIQKLFKLRKVLKTHN; this comes from the coding sequence ATGTTAGTTGATATTTGTTTACCCGCCCATAATGAAGAAAACGTCCTAAAGAAAAACTGCTTGAGGTTATATGAATTCTGTAAAAGTCAACATTTTCCTTTTGATTGGAAAATCACAATTATTATTAACGCTTCAACTGATAATTCACCAGTCATTGCCCAAGAGTTAGCAAAAGAACTTCCAAAAGTTTTTTGTATTATCATTAATGAACCAGGAAGAGGCAATGCTTTAAAAAATACTTGGCTACACTCAACAGCTGATGTTGTTTGTTATATGGATTGTGATCTTGCCGTCTCCTTATCCTCATTACCTTTATTATTATTTCCTATCATTAACAATCAAGCAGATATTACAATTGGTTCTCGTTATGAAAAAGAATCAACCATACATCGATCAATGATAAGAGGGATTACCTCACGAGTATATAATAATTTAGCTAAACTCTTTCTAAGACACCAATATCTTGACTTACAATGTGGTTTTAAAGCAGTTCGTCAGAGTATTTTTACAACTCTAAGTCCATATATACAAGATAAAAACTGGTTTTTTGATACTGAGATGATTATTTGGGCTGATAAATTTAAATATACTATAAAAGAAATCCCCGTAAACTGGAAAGAGGCTCGTTTTGAGAACCGAGCAAGTAAAGTTAAACTCCTAAAAGATTCTATTTATTTTATACAAAAACTTTTCAAGTTGAGAAAAGTTCTTAAAACTCATAATTAA
- a CDS encoding sulfatase-like hydrolase/transferase, whose product MKSFKQFILNQNWILPPILLSISFVLSLYQQNMADLSLPILITPLLITLPVTIFFSLIAFRLIADPHKRTIFLSFFIIIIFSYSDFLFFVQSLKFISIENDINLFLPWLTLPVLFYIFIKRVKKNLVAVNKFILIASVLAVIFPLVGIAKFEITERLLKPSVSSSFELPGPDKSLVRENLPDIYYIVPDSYGSPDIFKKYYNFDNSKFINFLTEQGFHVPANHTSNYPITCLSVSSTLNMEYLDYLSVYKNYSDISLVTPLFNDNNVLKFLKSNNYSYYQMGSWWQITSFNPQADANFVFNNRIMSRQKLFNQAVIRSTVLQPLTVFFTKDLLLNFINDGRNFTSYQFEQLPKIAKLPGPKFVFTHIISPHTPYVFGKDCEFLIKNTYDTEHEVENYINQVECINSKLEESIKKILANSKKPPIIIIQSDEGPTFLRFRLPEENKWGDANDDLLKQKMPVFAAYYLPGVNKAEFASFSSSVNIFRFVFNKYFNTNFEMLEDKNYIFPGVNDVYNFIEVTERIK is encoded by the coding sequence ATGAAATCTTTTAAACAATTTATTTTAAATCAAAATTGGATATTACCACCAATTTTATTGTCCATCTCTTTTGTTCTTTCTTTGTACCAACAAAACATGGCGGATCTTTCTTTACCTATTCTCATTACACCACTTTTGATTACCCTTCCAGTTACCATATTTTTTTCTCTAATAGCTTTTCGTTTAATTGCTGATCCGCATAAACGAACAATATTTTTAAGTTTTTTTATTATTATTATTTTCTCATACAGTGATTTTCTTTTCTTTGTTCAGAGTTTAAAATTTATTAGCATTGAAAATGACATTAATTTATTCCTCCCCTGGCTAACACTTCCTGTATTATTCTATATTTTTATAAAAAGAGTTAAAAAAAATTTAGTGGCGGTTAATAAATTTATTTTAATAGCTTCAGTACTAGCCGTAATTTTTCCTTTAGTAGGAATTGCAAAATTTGAAATTACTGAACGTCTTTTAAAACCAAGTGTTTCAAGCTCCTTTGAATTACCTGGTCCCGATAAAAGCTTAGTCCGTGAAAATTTACCAGACATTTATTATATTGTGCCTGATAGCTATGGTTCACCTGATATTTTTAAAAAATATTATAATTTTGATAATTCAAAGTTTATAAATTTTCTAACCGAGCAAGGATTCCATGTGCCTGCCAACCACACTTCAAACTATCCAATTACTTGTCTATCTGTTTCTTCTACATTAAACATGGAATATCTTGACTATTTATCTGTTTATAAAAATTACTCTGACATTTCACTTGTGACCCCTTTATTTAACGATAATAATGTTCTTAAGTTTCTAAAAAGTAATAATTATTCCTATTATCAAATGGGGTCTTGGTGGCAAATAACAAGCTTTAATCCTCAAGCTGATGCTAATTTTGTATTTAATAATAGGATCATGTCGAGACAAAAATTATTTAATCAAGCTGTTATTCGCTCAACTGTTTTACAGCCACTTACCGTCTTTTTTACTAAAGATCTTTTACTCAATTTTATTAATGATGGCCGAAACTTTACTTCTTATCAGTTTGAGCAATTACCAAAAATCGCAAAACTACCAGGACCAAAATTTGTTTTCACACATATTATATCCCCGCACACTCCCTATGTTTTTGGAAAAGATTGTGAATTTTTAATAAAAAATACCTATGATACCGAGCATGAAGTTGAAAATTATATTAACCAAGTAGAGTGTATTAATAGTAAACTAGAAGAATCCATAAAAAAAATATTAGCCAATTCAAAAAAACCACCAATTATTATTATTCAAAGTGATGAAGGTCCAACATTTTTAAGATTTCGCTTACCTGAAGAGAATAAATGGGGAGATGCAAATGATGATTTACTGAAACAAAAAATGCCTGTGTTTGCAGCCTACTATTTACCAGGAGTTAACAAAGCAGAATTCGCTTCTTTCTCAAGTAGTGTTAATATTTTTAGATTTGTTTTTAATAAATATTTTAATACTAATTTTGAAATGCTTGAGGATAAAAATTACATTTTTCCCGGAGTCAATGATGTCTATAATTTTATTGAGGTAACCGAACGAATAAAATAA
- a CDS encoding SAM-dependent methyltransferase, with protein sequence MTIHKLDSSFRDPNGFIFNKDGEIYRQIHHSYKNNYDLLMQSGLYKSLIELGDLISHSESDLSLEAGVYKIIKPELIPFISYPYEWCFSQLKVAALLTLKIQKKALDYGMSLKDANAFNIQFIGGNPILIDTLSFEKLDKNRPWIAYKQFCEHFLAPLALSALTDDRLNKLSLININGISLDLAIKLLPFSARLKPGIFLHIFMHAKSQQAHGSLVLSSSSKKTFSINAFRGLLESLESCIQGLSYKKSPTAWGNYYTENKCQSYNETALLSKKSLVSDFLETAKTKKLWDIGANAGLFSRLAAKKGIAVISMDFEPDVIEENYLINRQEGVNNILPLVIDLINPSPAIGWHNQERDSIFIRSLPDTVLALALVHHLAISNNVPLSMIAKLFADIGEKLIVEFVPKEDKQTQKLLQNREDIFDNYNEKEFEAEFSKFFTITMKENIPDSKRSLYLMIRK encoded by the coding sequence ATGACCATACATAAACTAGACTCTTCGTTTAGAGACCCCAATGGTTTTATTTTTAATAAGGATGGGGAAATATATCGTCAAATACATCATAGTTATAAAAATAACTATGATCTATTAATGCAATCAGGTTTATATAAAAGTTTAATTGAATTAGGTGATCTAATCTCTCACAGTGAATCTGATCTTTCCTTAGAGGCCGGGGTATATAAAATAATCAAACCAGAACTTATACCATTTATTTCCTATCCTTATGAATGGTGTTTTAGTCAACTTAAGGTTGCCGCTCTCCTAACCTTAAAAATTCAAAAAAAAGCTCTGGATTATGGAATGAGTTTAAAAGATGCCAATGCCTTTAATATTCAATTTATTGGCGGCAACCCTATCTTAATTGATACCCTGTCGTTTGAAAAATTAGATAAAAATAGACCCTGGATTGCCTACAAACAATTTTGTGAACATTTTTTAGCTCCTTTGGCCTTATCTGCCCTTACTGATGATCGTCTTAATAAGCTATCATTAATTAATATTAATGGAATATCTTTAGATCTTGCTATAAAATTATTGCCTTTTTCTGCACGATTAAAACCAGGAATTTTTTTGCATATTTTTATGCATGCTAAAAGCCAACAAGCACACGGTTCCTTAGTCTTGTCTTCATCTAGTAAAAAAACTTTTTCCATTAACGCTTTTAGGGGGTTATTAGAAAGTTTAGAAAGCTGTATTCAGGGTCTCTCTTACAAAAAAAGCCCAACTGCCTGGGGAAATTATTATACTGAGAATAAATGTCAAAGTTATAATGAAACTGCTCTTTTGTCTAAAAAAAGTCTTGTTTCTGATTTTTTAGAAACAGCCAAAACAAAAAAATTATGGGATATTGGCGCAAATGCTGGACTATTTTCTCGTTTAGCTGCCAAAAAGGGAATTGCGGTTATTTCTATGGATTTTGAGCCAGATGTTATTGAAGAAAACTACCTAATTAATAGACAAGAGGGGGTTAATAATATCTTACCCCTGGTTATTGATTTGATTAATCCATCCCCAGCAATTGGTTGGCATAACCAAGAGCGCGACTCAATTTTTATTCGTTCATTACCTGACACGGTTCTTGCCTTAGCCTTGGTGCACCATCTAGCTATTTCAAATAATGTACCATTATCAATGATCGCGAAATTATTTGCAGATATAGGAGAAAAACTTATAGTTGAATTTGTTCCAAAAGAGGACAAACAAACACAAAAATTACTTCAAAATCGTGAAGATATTTTTGATAATTATAATGAAAAAGAATTTGAAGCAGAGTTTAGTAAATTTTTTACTATTACCATGAAAGAAAACATTCCCGACTCAAAAAGATCCTTGTATCTAATGATAAGAAAATAA
- the nusA gene encoding transcription termination/antitermination protein NusA yields the protein MSEITNAIKQICDEKGLSYEAVIATIDSALAAAYRKDYGEKNQNIKVEYNPETNGYKVYDIKTVVEDVPEEELLAAEEGNGEVSPKVDVKVTEHAAVSSDDGVEEEKHRFNPKTEIQISEAKAINKKYKLGDEIKTELETHEEYGRMAAQTAKQVIIQRLREAERDMVFGEFKDKEHEVITGFVQRREGRVVLIDLGKATGVVPPDEQIRGERYNSGERLKFYVKEVKITPRGPEIVLSRTSEEILKKVFFLEIPEISNGLVEIKGVAREAGSRSKVAVSAQNENIDPIGSCVGQRGSRIQTIIRELGGEKIDIIEHSEDVETFIANALAPAKVEDVKLVTDEHQAFITVKDDQLSLAIGKDGQNVRLAAHLTGWKIDIAGDGTGVSTEGKEEVVDEVTEEGEETGLNETTNEKEAMEEAGAETKVVAEDVVEAEPVVEGEEAIEEEKE from the coding sequence ATGAGTGAAATAACAAATGCCATTAAGCAGATCTGTGACGAAAAGGGCCTTTCATATGAGGCTGTTATTGCCACAATTGACTCTGCTCTAGCCGCTGCCTATCGAAAAGACTACGGCGAAAAGAATCAAAATATTAAAGTTGAATATAACCCTGAAACAAATGGTTATAAAGTTTATGATATAAAAACCGTGGTTGAAGATGTACCTGAAGAAGAATTATTAGCTGCTGAAGAAGGAAATGGAGAAGTAAGTCCAAAAGTTGATGTTAAAGTTACCGAACATGCTGCTGTATCATCTGATGATGGAGTTGAAGAAGAAAAGCATCGATTTAATCCAAAAACTGAAATTCAGATTTCTGAAGCAAAGGCAATTAATAAAAAGTATAAACTGGGTGATGAAATAAAAACTGAATTGGAAACTCACGAAGAGTATGGACGTATGGCCGCTCAAACAGCTAAGCAAGTTATTATTCAACGTTTGCGTGAAGCTGAACGCGATATGGTCTTTGGTGAATTTAAAGACAAAGAGCATGAAGTCATTACCGGTTTTGTGCAACGTCGTGAAGGTCGTGTTGTATTAATTGATCTTGGTAAAGCAACAGGTGTTGTTCCACCAGATGAACAAATTCGTGGTGAACGATATAATTCTGGAGAACGTTTAAAGTTTTATGTTAAAGAAGTAAAAATTACACCACGCGGACCAGAAATAGTATTGTCACGAACTTCAGAAGAAATTTTGAAAAAAGTTTTCTTTTTAGAAATTCCAGAAATTTCAAATGGCCTTGTAGAAATAAAAGGTGTGGCTCGTGAAGCTGGTAGCCGTTCAAAGGTTGCCGTTTCTGCTCAGAACGAAAATATAGATCCAATTGGTTCTTGTGTTGGTCAACGAGGTTCACGTATCCAAACAATTATCCGTGAACTTGGTGGAGAAAAAATTGATATTATTGAACATAGTGAAGATGTTGAAACTTTTATTGCTAACGCTCTGGCCCCAGCCAAAGTTGAAGATGTAAAATTAGTTACTGATGAGCATCAAGCTTTTATTACCGTAAAAGATGATCAGCTTTCATTAGCTATTGGTAAAGACGGACAGAATGTTCGGTTAGCCGCTCATTTAACTGGATGGAAAATTGATATTGCTGGTGATGGAACCGGAGTTTCCACTGAAGGTAAGGAAGAAGTTGTTGATGAGGTTACTGAGGAAGGTGAAGAAACAGGATTAAATGAAACTACT